From Candidatus Binatia bacterium, the proteins below share one genomic window:
- a CDS encoding AbrB/MazE/SpoVT family DNA-binding domain-containing protein, with protein sequence MRSATIQIQPRGSVILPAKLRAKYGLDSGDSLTVIDLDGGILLSPQGAVVPKLASEIERLRLAAGLDIADLLTSRRVVRTRRRGSRKRS encoded by the coding sequence ATGCGCTCGGCAACGATTCAGATTCAACCTCGGGGGAGCGTCATACTCCCGGCGAAGCTCCGGGCAAAGTACGGACTTGATTCAGGAGACAGCCTGACCGTCATTGACCTCGATGGGGGCATCCTGCTCTCTCCGCAAGGGGCAGTCGTTCCCAAGCTCGCGTCCGAGATCGAGCGACTGCGCCTCGCCGCGGGGCTCGACATTGCCGACCTGCTGACCTCACGCCGAGTAGTGCGAACGAGGCGCCGTGGCTCCCGCAAGCGGAGCTGA